Proteins co-encoded in one Cyprinus carpio isolate SPL01 chromosome B5, ASM1834038v1, whole genome shotgun sequence genomic window:
- the LOC109086862 gene encoding RDS/peripherin-like protein xRDS35: MVVGKMKFTFQKRVKLAQGLWLLSWLATLGGAVTFTLGCFLKTELRRRGEVMDNTDIHCVPNTLMIVGLASMGINYFASRICQDALDPGRFPRWKTFLKPYFGCSVFFTTLMLISVILSYAMKGSLETSLKIGLKNGIRFYKDTDTPGRCFQKQTIDHLQMEFQCCGNNDYKDWFEVQWISNRYLDFSSKEVKDCIKSNVDGRYLVDGVPFSCCNPSSPRPCIQYKITNNTAHYNYDHQTEELNIFIRGCREALVNYYMGLMNTIGAVVLSVFLLQSSVLASVRLLQTSMEAVAGQENVEIETEGYLLEKGVKETFMEYVDPVLKLLLLNQVTPPEAKPEAGATGTTTTTS, translated from the exons ATGGTTGTGGGTAAGATGAAGTTCACTTTTCAGAAAAGGGTCAAGCTGGCCCAGGGTTTATGGCTGCTCTCATGGTTGGCAACTCTGGGTGGAGCAGTTACCTTCACTTTAGGATGCTTCCTAAAGACTGAGCTTCGAAGGAGGGGAGAG GTAATGGACAACACAGACATCCACTGTGTGCCCAACACCCTGATGATTGTGGGTCTTGCTTCGATGGGCATCAATTACTTTGCCAGTCGAATCTGCCAGGATGCCCTAGATCCTGGGCGTTTCCCACGATGGAAGACCTTCCTGAAGCCCTATTTTGGATGCTCAGTATTCTTCACCACCCTCATGCTGATTTCAGTCATCTTGAGTTACGCCATGAAGGGCAGCCTGGAGACCTCCCTTAAAATCGGCTTGAAGAATGGCATCCGCTTCTACAAGGACACAGACACTCCAGGCCGCTGCTTTCAGAAGCAGACCATTGATCACCTTCAGATGGAGTTCCAATGCTGTGGTAATAACGACTACAAGGATTGGTTTGAGGTGCAGTGGATCAGCAACCGTTACCTGGATTTCAGCTCTAAGGAAGTTAAGGA CTGCATTAAAAGCAATGTGGATGGCCGTTACTTGGTTGATGGTGTGCCCTTTAGTTGCTGTAACCCTAGTTCTCCCAGACCCTGTATCCAATACAAAATCACCAACAACACTGCCCACTACAACTACGACCACCAGACCGAAGAACTCAACATCTTCATTCGTGGTTGCAGAGAAGCCCTGGTCAACTATTACATGGGGCTGATGAACACTATTGGAGCTGTAGTTCTGTCTGTCTTCCTGCTTCAG agctcCGTGTTGGCCAGTGTGCGCCTCCTGCAGACGTCTATGGAGGCTGTCGCTGGACAGGAGAATGTGGAGATTGAAACCGAGGGCTACTTGCTTGAGAAGGGAGTGAAGGAGACCTTCATGGAGTATGTGGATCCTGTGCTGAAACTCCTGTTGCTGAACCAGGTAACACCTCCTGAAGCCAAACCAGAAGCAGGGGCCACTGGAACAACCACCACCACCAGCTAA